DNA from Gracilinanus agilis isolate LMUSP501 chromosome 3, AgileGrace, whole genome shotgun sequence:
TGTACCTTAACTAATGTTTCCTGAAGGTCAAAACCAGAGTTCTGGGCAAGAACCTTGGGAATAATGAGCAAAGCGTCAGCAAAAGCTTGGACTCCAAGACGGGCCCTTCCCTTGACATTGGGCTTATGTTTAATGAGAGCTTCGGCTATGGCCACTTCCACTGCACCTGCACCAGGAACTACACAGCCATCTTCAATAGCATTCTTGACAGCACGCAGACCATCTCTTACAGCATCCTTGATCTGGGTAAGGGTGTGCTTATTTGGTCCTTTGATCAACAACGTGACAGATCGAGGGTTGACCCATTTCTCAATGAAGGTGAATTTTTCTTCTCCCAGGGTATATTCATAGACCAGTCCTGCATGTCCCAAACAGTCAGGACTTAGCTCTTCAAGAGAATTCATAGCCATCCCACCACATGCAAGAGtcaatctttccatatttcttctttttgctcTGCGGAGGGCTACTATACCTTCTTTTGCAAGAGCATCTAGAGAAAACGGGTCAATTCCCTTTTGATTAATAACAACAAATCCTTTGTCTGAATCACCGCAtacttttcttttcagttctactATTTTCTTTACTCTATCTTCAATGAATTTCCTTTCTGCTTTTACtagcttttctctctcctctgcactCTTGTAAAAAAATCCAGAATTCACTTCTGTGTTTTCATATTCTAATGGCACATTGCACGTAAGGATATAAGCGTCTTCTACTCTTTTCTTCATATCAGGGTGTCGGGCACCATGGTCCAAAACCAGTCCTCTAATCAACGATGTGTCAGTTTCTGATTTATGCTTCATCTCCATGAACTCTACCATGAAAAGATCAACAGGTTCACCAGGTTTTCTGACAGTCAAAATTGAGTCTACTACTGCCTCAGTCAGCACGTCAGCCAGGTCAGCATTGACTTTGGTGCGCAGGGATGTTCGGGCCACATCTATGAGAATTTCTCTATCTATTTCCTTGCTGATTTTGACTTGTTCCAAGACTTCAAGTGCCTTTGTCTTGGCAGCTTCAAACCCTTCGGTTATAATCCGGGGGTGTAGACCTTCAGAGATGTAGAGATCAGCCTGTTTCAGCAGCTCTCCAATGATGAGAACATTTGAAGTAGTGCCATCACCAGTAATGTCATCCTGAGCTGTAGCTACTTTGGCTATCAAGGAGGCTGTTGGGTGTTGAATTTGCATCTCGTGTAACAGCACATTGCCATCCTTAGTGAGCTTGATGTCTCCGGCGCCAGATACGAGCATCTTCATGGTGCCCTTAGGCCCCAGGTTGGTCCTCAGCACGTCCTGCAGCCCTCAGGCAGCACTGATGTTCACGGCCAGCGCCGCCTGGGCTCGGGCCACCTTGGCTTTGGGGTTGAGCGCCTTCACAGCCGACATAGCAGCGGAGGGGCGGCGGCTGCGGCAgcggaagaagaggaaaaggaggagtaaAGCGCGACTGAAGCGGCTCGAGATGAGCTCAGCTCCGCATGGACCCGCGAGACCAGACCTAAGGATTTTAAactagggaaaggaaaaggaattacaACAAACTGTTACAAAGATCAAAACAAAGTGCAAGcagttacaaaacaaaacaagcaagaAAATCTCTGAAATCAAATACAAActgcaaaatataaaagaatgcaataaaactcaaaaaattcaaaatgcaaaTACAAAACTTTTTCAAAAACAGTTGTAAAAAACTATGATGCAAAGGTAATACAGAAATAATCTTATCtaaaagatattagagtaatgtataaaaatagaaaagtataaaAGTTACAATAAAACATAATGTAGCCTAAGCTTTTACAAAAAACACAATCTGACAAAAATAAACTTATgcaaaatgcattaaaaaatccaaaatgaaCAACTTGAAACAAACTTTTGTTATGCTAAATGTTATTGCTAttacagaaaacaaaactatctacATAGAACTTTAAACTGAATATCCTATCTTAAGAATCTGTTTTTCAATAATTAACTATTGACACACAATtattttatacaatatatatacacatatgtacacaaatGTATcctacatgtgtatacatatgtatgtacagaTTTATAAAAACCTGCATTTTAGCAACTATAAATATGCCATATGTATGTCATACACAGAACACACAATAtcatacatgcatacatagacacatgtacatatatttacacacatatacatttccTATATTACAATCATATTATCCCAAATTATTTACATGTGTGCATGTAATACGTACTTCATCTCACCACCCTTTTGTACATCCTAATCCTAATCCTTATCCTATCTCTACATTTATCCCTATATGTTCCCTGATGTTTCCTAAACAGAATACCTCAAATTAGATCTTCTATTCAGATACCTTAGAGAACTACTGTGTATATCTAATCTAATCTACTGTACTATCCTAACCTAATTAATAACTAATTCCTAAcagctttatttatttgtttgtttgtatctATTTATATACATGGATATACTTACTTAACAAAGATTCTATAACAGGTAGTGAGACATGTATCTTAATTATGTGCGTTTTGGATACATATATACTTACCAAACTCTTCAGCTCTCCTCTTCTAATGTTGCTTTTTGACTGAGCTGCTTTCTTCCCCTTCATTTTCTGGagagacatttttaaaatgagggaagatAGAAGCAGAGAATAGTTTACTCCCTCCTCTTACTTTAACTAGAAGTGTTCTGCCTCTCCTCTTAACTTCTTAGCACTTTTTGCCTGTGCTTTTTATCATACAATGCTGTATATTGTTAGTTATATTTTGATACATGTGTaaactttctttttctacctaagctgtaagctccatgagaacCTGGAACcatatttctcatatttcttgTATTCTTCTTGCAATACTTTATTTAGCACAGAATCTTGATCatagtaaatattcattaaatacatATGACACTGGGCTAATTACTTGTCTTCCCCATGACTCAGTTTCCATGCCTGCAAAATCAGGAAGCTGGACTAAATATTCTCAAAGGTCCTTTTAAACTCCAACAACTTATGAAGCCTAAATATTACTTgtgaaaattacaaaaggaagcatggtatagtagatagaatgataGGTTTATAATTAAAACTTGTTGgtgatatttgctagctgtgtgccTCTGAGTAAAGCCACTTTAAGCAACACTTTATGACTCTTTGATCAGGTCATAGTTGGGTTTTGATCTATATTGGTGGAAGAAATGATTATATCAGGAGTTCACTGATGATTAAGTCACAATCTTCCCATAttttagttttctatatattcaCATTACATCTCAGACCATCATGTCAAATATTTTAGGAGGCATCATAGAACAGTGGGAAAAGCATGAGATTTGCAGTTAGAAGACCTGGTTTTTGGTCTCTTGCTATttgtatggcactgaatgagtcacttaaccatacTGGGTCTCATGATCCTTATTTGTaaagaaatgaaggagttgaatttGATAACTTTTaacttattttctaattctaaatttataatcatATGATTCTGGTGGCCTTTTCCTTTGTCTACTTATAAATGAGCAAAAGGAATTTTTATATATCCCTTAGAAATTGACTGGGAATTGGCTAGATTGGGAATGGCCACTATCTCTGAATCCCAGACCTCACTACATTCTTGATCCTTGgtatctgttcttttttttcttttccccaggcCCAAGAGAATCAATGTTTTTAGCAAGGAATTTCTCAGTTACCAGAGAAAGTGTAAAACTCTACAACCTTTTATAAAATCCCTTATGTACAGAGTTTGAGTGTTAGTTAAGAACTTCAGAATCCATATCTAAGAACCCATTGCAGAATCCCTCACCTTGACCAACCAGTATGCCTATATTTGGGGTAGTATATTGAATGGGCATAATATAACCTGGTTGTCTATTGGCTATTGTGGCAAAGTTGTATAGGTCAGTAGCCATCTTTGGTTCAGAGAGATGTGCCTGGAAGTGGGGAtgagacattttttttcctattttccttctataTTCCCAATTCTTTTTTCCCTAACCTTTAGATTTCATGGTAGATATCAGGTCCCCTGTCTTTCCTCCCTTTTGCTATAATCAGACTGGTTTATTAACTGTTCCCAAACTTGGCATTCCTGATCCCCTTGTTGTTAGTGATTTCTCTCCAACCTCAAATAACCATTTATTTCCTTATATGAATACATGCCATAAATCAGATCAACATAGTTTAAAGTTGTCCCTGTGGGTTCTTGCTTCTAAGTCAGAAAAGAAATGGACCATCTCTACATTTCTAAAGTGAAGAAGGATGAA
Protein-coding regions in this window:
- the LOC123239422 gene encoding LOW QUALITY PROTEIN: T-complex protein 1 subunit zeta-like (The sequence of the model RefSeq protein was modified relative to this genomic sequence to represent the inferred CDS: substituted 1 base at 1 genomic stop codon), with product MSAVKALNPKAKVARAQAALAVNISAAXGLQDVLRTNLGPKGTMKMLVSGAGDIKLTKDGNVLLHEMQIQHPTASLIAKVATAQDDITGDGTTSNVLIIGELLKQADLYISEGLHPRIITEGFEAAKTKALEVLEQVKISKEIDREILIDVARTSLRTKVNADLADVLTEAVVDSILTVRKPGEPVDLFMVEFMEMKHKSETDTSLIRGLVLDHGARHPDMKKRVEDAYILTCNVPLEYENTEVNSGFFYKSAEEREKLVKAERKFIEDRVKKIVELKRKVCGDSDKGFVVINQKGIDPFSLDALAKEGIVALRRAKRRNMERLTLACGGMAMNSLEELSPDCLGHAGLVYEYTLGEEKFTFIEKWVNPRSVTLLIKGPNKHTLTQIKDAVRDGLRAVKNAIEDGCVVPGAGAVEVAIAEALIKHKPNVKGRARLGVQAFADALLIIPKVLAQNSGFDLQETLVKVQAEHAESGQLVGVDLKTGEPIIAAEAGIWDNYCVKKQLLHSCTVIATNILLVDEIMRAGMSSLKG